A genomic window from Actinacidiphila yeochonensis CN732 includes:
- a CDS encoding LPD29 domain-containing protein — protein sequence MNDTVITIADITAPAYRALRLPPGTVIDYRGSVTDAHGTWTVQPCACAGCAAGVLLGRSATRYQLRGTDGRTPGPGHVRHTSVVPVMSEEERNYAGSHISTRVTAIHLRRVLRAAFPGVKFSVRCGRRDAKGLTPYEITVTWSGGPTRTAVATVTSPLLATYGTAEERRARRISVTTGGRTHNGSPSVYAIHLRRR from the coding sequence ATGAACGACACCGTGATCACCATTGCCGACATCACCGCCCCCGCCTACCGCGCGCTGCGTCTGCCCCCCGGCACGGTCATCGACTACCGCGGCTCCGTCACCGACGCCCACGGAACCTGGACGGTCCAGCCGTGCGCCTGCGCCGGATGCGCAGCCGGCGTCCTGCTCGGGCGCTCCGCGACCCGCTACCAGCTGCGCGGCACCGATGGGCGCACGCCGGGCCCGGGCCATGTGCGGCACACCTCCGTCGTGCCGGTCATGAGTGAGGAGGAGCGCAACTACGCCGGGAGCCATATCTCCACTCGCGTCACCGCCATCCACTTGCGGCGCGTACTGCGCGCGGCCTTCCCCGGCGTGAAGTTCTCGGTGCGCTGTGGCCGTCGTGACGCCAAGGGTCTGACGCCGTACGAGATCACCGTCACGTGGTCCGGTGGCCCGACCCGCACCGCCGTGGCCACCGTGACCTCCCCGCTGCTCGCCACCTACGGCACCGCTGAGGAGCGGCGCGCTCGCCGCATCAGCGTCACCACCGGCGGCCGCACGCACAACGGCTCCCCCAGCGTCTACGCGATCCACCTCCGCCGCCGCTGA
- a CDS encoding DUF4097 family beta strand repeat-containing protein, with the protein MSTLRTYQAPSPGALVVHVTSSVGKVKAIVDSRLRHAQVSVETSEDSGRFAEAVAATKFTEERVNYGRQVRVAVPEVRSVTRRSGGSSYSSGGSSYHFGENVTFAGGTFSGIQTTAEGDVFIGGQKVVQDGRVVADRGTVVSGPSATITVTIRLPRDCAVLLSTTSAELEVVGDLAGVGVTSVSGDVELGGTVGWLTVNTTSGDVTADHVSRSVSHNSVSGSLEALAYSGEVFESASVSGNIRVTATEKASGKLRASSVSGDVTTIGAQHLHLRTTSLSGRTRNR; encoded by the coding sequence ATGAGCACCCTTCGCACTTACCAGGCTCCCTCTCCCGGGGCCCTCGTCGTGCACGTCACCAGCTCCGTCGGCAAGGTGAAGGCCATCGTCGACTCGCGGCTGCGGCACGCCCAGGTGTCCGTCGAGACCAGCGAGGACTCGGGGCGCTTCGCCGAGGCGGTCGCCGCCACGAAGTTCACCGAGGAGCGGGTCAACTACGGTCGGCAGGTTCGCGTGGCGGTCCCCGAAGTCCGCTCCGTTACACGCCGCAGTGGTGGGTCGAGCTACAGCTCCGGCGGGTCGAGCTACCACTTCGGGGAAAATGTCACTTTCGCTGGCGGCACGTTCTCCGGCATCCAGACCACGGCCGAGGGCGACGTGTTCATCGGCGGCCAGAAGGTCGTCCAGGACGGCCGCGTGGTCGCTGACAGGGGCACGGTGGTCAGCGGGCCTTCTGCCACCATCACCGTCACGATCCGGCTCCCCCGCGATTGCGCCGTGCTGCTGTCAACGACCAGTGCCGAGCTGGAGGTTGTCGGCGACCTTGCCGGTGTGGGCGTCACCAGCGTCAGCGGCGACGTCGAGCTCGGCGGGACGGTCGGGTGGCTGACCGTGAACACCACCTCGGGCGATGTCACGGCCGATCACGTCAGCCGCAGCGTCTCGCACAACTCCGTCTCCGGCTCCCTGGAGGCGCTCGCCTACAGCGGCGAGGTGTTCGAGTCGGCGAGCGTGAGCGGCAACATCCGTGTCACCGCGACCGAGAAGGCATCCGGCAAGCTCCGCGCCAGCTCCGTCTCCGGCGATGTCACGACCATCGGTGCCCAGCACCTGCACCTGCGGACGACCTCGCTGTCGGGCCGGACCCGCAACCGCTGA